GGCTTGACATTAAAGTAACGttcctaaataattttatacaggtTAGTacatcttaatatattaaaacatctCTTACACAGGGTTGTGGAGGATCTCCTCCAGTGCCCAGGACACATAGTCAGCGGAGATGTTGAGGATGTGGAGATGGACACCAATCTTCGCCTGTTCTGCTTTCACCATGTTCCATGGCTGATCAGCGAACACTGGAACTCCGATTAGTGGAACAGCAAAGTGGACTGCCTCTAGGAGGCTGAGCAGGCCAACATGTGTAATGAAACCTTTACACTTTGGATCAGCTGGAGCATGTTCAAATGTTATGGGTTATTTTGTCTATGAAATTTAAAGTAGTTAATGTAATAAGTTCAAATATATTACAGAACCTTGAACGAAACACTTCTAGCTATTCTAAATGCATCATACTGTCCATACACACAAACAGTGGCTGTTTAGAGCACTTGCAGTATTGTGTAAATCTATTCAGGGACTACACAATAAAATTAATGGTTACTAAATCATAACAATCAAAAGACTAAAGCcttcttcaaaaataagaaagtataaagAGTGGGATATTTTGCACTGTTTAAGTCATTCCTTCAACTATGtttgttctttaattatttttatgttatacttaTTTATCCTAGTGAATTAGACCCTTTCACAATAATTTGTCATTAAAATAGAAGCAATCACAAGATGGTAGGATtacgtagaataaataaaaataaataaattaaacaacaattacAATTTGGACAAAGCAGTCACAACAATCTAAGAGAACAATAATTACGTTGTAACAATAATATGAAGTATTgaacaacaaagaaaataaataataaaagaatagtaacaaatagtaaaatatcaGTAAGAATAATATGAAGCAATTACAAGTATGTATATATTGCCTGTCATAATAATAGATAATACTACaataacatacaaacaaataacagcaATACTAATAACATAGGCAACAGATTAACAATATAAGAATAACAACAGCAGTAGCAATAGAATAAcaataacatgataaaaaatataacagtgccttcaaaatgtaacaataaatcaACAGATCCACTGATTAATCAATCCCAACCaacttctttttaaaagagtccccTGATTCATTGAATAAATCTATATTGGCAGCAGCTGCACTTTCATACCACAGGAAATATTGTTATACAGTACATTCAACAGTAGGTTTGATTTATTGATACAATACATTACAACCTTTACTGTGATAGTTTGGATTGTAGAACAATATTTAGTGGCTAACAGCAGATTTTCAGTCCAAGTCATCATTTAAGACTaactaattatgaaaaaaactgaataattattaataatcattttGTTTCAAACCTCAGTAGTAATCCCTTAACCTACCAAGAATGTCAAGCTGTTGAGCCCATGCCACAACCATTACGTTGCGAGGAAGAGCGGGAGGAGTAGTGTCTATTTTCCAAATTACTCTCTGAGGTATTCGACTGAAGGCAGTGATGAACGCATCTCTGACATAGTCTGGAATAGACGTTCCAGAGAGAGTCGAACCCAGACTGAAATAAATAATTCCGTCTTCAGCCCCATCAATAAATGTTTGAATCTCCTGAAACGGTTTTGacaatttatatcatattatgaAAGTTATGTAACAAGATAGAGATGCAGGAAGTTCAGTTCAATACAAACTGTACCAGCAATCTTGATGTTGGAGAAACATGATCacaacttaaataataatcattgcaTAGGTTTTAAATAGTGACTCACTAAATAACCAagataatgtaattattttcaatgtaattgaatgttactgaactttgaatttttattaatatttgtagccTAATCCACTTTAATTCACATTTtagtatacttatattatattaagttttggaagaaaaaaaattaaaaaaaatgataatgaaCAAAAGAATATTGCTCAGAGCTGACAGTTGGGACGTACAAATAAGAATTTGGTTCCTGGAGAGGTTACAAAGGAATACATTGAGACAATGTAAGCAATACaaattaagtttgaaaatgaaaccaaagattattataatataaagagtCGCTTTGGAGGAAAATTGTAGTTTTGTGATACACAGATATTGTATCTCTGAAAGGGCAACAATTAAATAGAATCAGGAGAGGGTGAATAAGAAACTAGTCTGTGCAAAACAGACAcgtttattattgatataccCTGAGTAAAGTTGCAGATATAATACATGCAAGGATATAAATTCCAGGATTGTGAACACagtaattacataatattgtaagtCACTAGCTGAAATATAAttggaaatgtattttataaggCAAACATACCTTGGGATGTGATGTTTTCATTTTTGGAATATGAAGACCTCCAACAGAGACCATATTAGGCAGCCATGCACGGGCATAGCTGACCTCCGGCTGAGTGTTGAGTAAAACTACACCAATCTCGGAGAGAAGGTCTAGCAGGGGAGGCAACGGGGATTGTTCATATTTCTGGAAGTGTTTTATCATAACTGCTTCCTGGCTGGGAAGATGGTGAAAGTAACTGTAGTGGTGCTCTGACATTGTAGCGATCACATTCTTCAGCCTCTGGTAGAATGTTAGCTCACTGGTAAATGCTAGCTGGTAGGTGGTGAAGTATGATAGAGGATTCGGGTTTCCCATGATGCTGTCCACTAGAGAGAAAGTGCCAAACGATGATAAAGTTACAACCGGAGCTTTAAATCTGTGGCCAAACCCGATGAGGGCTTCTTGCCCGAAGAATGTTTCAATAATGATGACATCAAACTTCTCGTTGGATGCCAGTAGCTTCTCAACTTGTGGTAAACTCAAGAGTTCTTCACTCAGTCCTTTTGTAAGCAGCTGAAACCCCATCGGTCTGATGAACGCTTCCATATCTATCCGAGCCTTTACACCATCAAAAGAGAGTTTTTTGTCTGAAATAAAGTAATgacagtatatatttataattaattaagaattatattattaatcatCTCATAATGAGTTCATATACATTTCACAAAACTACAATAGTAATTTTCTTGCTAAGAGCATTTATACGCTTGTACTCTTTTGACCCTTTACTTATCCATTTAGATACAATCCTACCTCTGTGTAGCCAGAGTGTGTAATCTCAGCAATTTCATACACTTACTATATACTGCCAAGAAAAGAAgtcatttttgaaaaaattcttcGTTATTTTGAGTTTTCCTCAAGTATTCTTTAATTGAATATGGATTTATATCCATTAAGAATATCTACTTCATGCTAATAGAGATAGGTTTTAAAACAAGTGAATTCTAAAATTTTGTGACCAACCAAATactatctattttatttttcatattttttagaaACTGCTCATTTTAAACAAGGTGtttgttatttcatataaaaactaGCATTTACTGGGGCCTTGTGTGCAATTTTGTAAGCTTTGCAAGTGTATAACACTTCTAGTTCAAGCGAATTGTATTCCCTGTGACATAAAATAAGCATTCCACAAGCCAGTCTGCCAGTTGAGTACAAACAGTGAAGCTGAGTGATttagttgtgtttgtttattgtGTAAGCATATTGTGTAAGTTTTGTTCTATTGTTTCTATTGCTTATTGTCGTATTGTTTTTACTACtttgtttcagttttaaaacaatttttaaaccttttttgaaCTAAAACTTTCTTATAATTGAATATAGCTAAACCAAGTAGATCTGCAATCATAGTACTAGGAAAAAGACTGATATTTGCTTAGTTGGTCAGACATCTTCTGAATTTAGCGAGACAAAACTCTATCAAAAAAGAGGTACTATCagtctttttttttattatataaatgtacaaaaacaaacattatgaGAATCAGCAAATTCCGCTGCAGAAAATGTCTTAGACATCTGGAGTAAAACAAGAATACCaactagattaaaaaaatatgttatagagAAGcttgaaaacatgtttaaaaaatggcAAAACCTAAAGAAAAACAAGGAAAATAAAGCTAAAAGATCAGATAGTGTAAAAGAGCGAGAGGACACTTGGATGCATACACTTGATGAATTATTCGACATAGAACATGCTGATGCtctagaaattattaatttagagtAGGACAGACAATTTTTGCTAACTCAGTGTCAAAAAGACCAACTAGGACAATTGgaaatattaacagaaaattaGCTAAAAAGGAGTCTGAAAGTGAACAGAAGAAGGCATGTTTGGTAAACTTAACTAGTGATAATGATTGTAAAAGTGAGTCATCAGAAAACATTACCGAGTCGGAATTGGCTACTCAAAAACTTCCAACAAAAAAGAgaggtagaaataaaataatgacgaCAACCTTGCTGATTGCCTTGATATCTCAAAACTAAGTGACAGAAATGCTGCCCTGGTGTTAACATCAACTCTCAAACCACAGGATGTGATCCATCTCTCTATAACGTGAGTTATTCATCAATTGTTGAAACAGAATTGAAAAACGAGAGGCCTTAGCACGAAATTTGAAAATGGACTTTTCTCCTAATGTTCCTCTCACTGTGCATTGGGATAGGAAAATGCTTGAAGATATTAGTGTGGATCGATTTCTAATATTTGTGTTTAGGCAAAGTGTTGATCAACTCCTGGGAGTTCCAAAGGAGGCACGGGTGAATTAACAACTACTGCTGTTTATGACACAGATTCCTCATGGGGAATAGTCAATCAAATTAAGTGTATGAGTTTTGAAACAACTGCTGTAAACACAGGACATCACAATGGGGcatgtattttattacaacagATGATGCAGAAAGATATGTTGTGGTTGCCATGTCGCCACcacattttagaaattatattagaAACAGTTGCCATTCAAGGAGTTGGACAATCAATAGAGCCAGACATCTGATTTGTTCCAGAGATTCAAGAAATTCTGGACACAAATTACTTCCCATCAATATGAACCTGCCACTATGGACCCTTTGGCTAATGATAttgtacaaattacaaattattcaatttagTAAAGATCAGCTGTAAGAAATCAACCTAGTAGGAACGCTTGAAAAACAATTGTCATTCAAAGCAACTGCTGGTGTACACAGAGCTAGGTCAATGGCCAAAACCATTTATGCATTGAAAATTTACTCTTTCGCAGTCAATTTCAACTGACTAAAAGATAGCTGACTGGTATTCGagacatttgtatttttttctgcAGCTATTTACATTAAGAACTGGTTCCAAGCGCCTTTACCTGCTTACACTCCATTGAATGATCTGCAACTCTTAAAATATTTGGAAGCTTTCAAAGCAGTTAATAACACTGTAGCAGAAaagctttaaacaaaataaaaagattaccTCTGGTATCTCTCTGAAACACTTGTGGTTCTATCATTGTTTTATGATCGAGTAACAAACTAATCTAAAAAGAAAATCGTGACAGCTCTACAAAATAATGGTTCTGATCATCCACCAGTGAAGGTATCAGTTGACCTAAAAGTCATTCAAAtacaaaacctttaaaatgttGTTTCGCTTATCACACAAGAGATCCTAGTTCGAATCCCAGTGTGGGCATggtcccacccccccccccccccacccccccccccccccacccccccccccccccacccccccccccccccacccccccccccccccacccccccccccccccaaaaataatAGAGAACTATAAATGGGAAAACCATACATAGATGcaacatatctttaatttttgaatgttttcatttgcatttagttatttttctccAAGTTTTTGAACTAttcaattcaaaacaatattatgaCAGATTTCCTGTAATTCTGCCACTTCACATGGATTGCAcattaatatttcaaagtttcaaataaattgtttgaCTTGTTGCTGGCACTATCTGGGATGAAAACTACCAACTCATATCTATggtattcatataaaattttaaacttgcaaAAGAAGTTACGTTGTCACAGGgataaaacattattcataaGTCTTCCAAACAATCTGCAGGAGATGATTTTTGTAAAGGAAAGTCAAATTCGTACCTAATTACATTTACATGTATGTGTTTAATACTCAGAAATGTGGAAGCCAGTACTTAAATGTACTTGTAATGTAAATCTTTTCATTCAAATGTCATCAAATCTTGAAGTGTCACATCTTATCACATCTAAGGTTTCGAGAATGAAAGCCAAGATAATATCACAAGCTCAGTGTATGTTCTACCTTATTCTGAATAAATCAGTTCAAGATATACACTTGACATGTTATTAttcttaacaatttaattttttttctacatagCAGTTAATGTTCTGaaagaaaaatcaattaaatttcaagcatgatatattattttttagttttcagatTAGAACCActtcagatttaattttaatgcttGAGTAAGATTTAAAACAGCATCATTACTTTAtccaaaaagttattttaaaactcacataCAATTCTTATCacctacaacatttaaaaataagatttattagggGAATTTCACTGGTCTGATGTTCTAATTTGCTAATAGtgagaaatattataaactatcaACTGTTTAGTTTGTCGGTGCAgcatattttttagtaaatcacAGTTTCATTAGTCCCAGTGCCAAGTGTTAAGTAGAATGGGACTATCTCCTTCATTGGCCTGAGTTTCATTTGtccaaataaatgttaatatattaataatattacataaaaatataattatatataaacattattgtaaaaatcatattgtgtaaaattttaaatggaaaattaaaggtaaattattatttaccgaTGAAATCAATGACAGCCATTACAAAAATTCTTCTATTGAAGTTCTAGGCCTCCAACATGCGTTATTGGGAATCCATGCCTGAGCAAAATGAAAAGATTCAAGCATACCCGAGATTAATAATAGCTGTTATAAATTCCTTCTAGAAGTTCTAG
The Homalodisca vitripennis isolate AUS2020 chromosome 1, UT_GWSS_2.1, whole genome shotgun sequence DNA segment above includes these coding regions:
- the LOC124352866 gene encoding UDP-glycosyltransferase UGT5-like, whose product is MEAFIRPMGFQLLTKGLSEELLSLPQVEKLLASNEKFDVIIIETFFGQEALIGFGHRFKAPVVTLSSFGTFSLVDSIMGNPNPLSYFTTYQLAFTSELTFYQRLKNVIATMSEHHYSYFHHLPSQEAVMIKHFQKYEQSPLPPLLDLLSEIGVVLLNTQPEVSYARAWLPNMVSVGGLHIPKMKTSHPKEIQTFIDGAEDGIIYFSLGSTLSGTSIPDYVRDAFITAFSRIPQRVIWKIDTTPPALPRNVMVVAWAQQLDILADPKCKGFITHVGLLSLLEAVHFAVPLIGVPVFADQPWNMVKAEQAKIGVHLHILNISADYVSWALEEILHNPVYKRNMDQLSAQMRDRQVSPLDTAAYWVEYVAKHQGAPQLRTPARHMSSFRYLLVDVVLFLLVVTLLFILTLYFLLRKIYTLAKYLFTMENKIKPE